From a region of the Chitinophaga caseinilytica genome:
- a CDS encoding nitrous oxide reductase family maturation protein NosD — MTILRTILIFLLLPMGLSATVIRTGPDSLLQHALDRARPGDTVIVAPGHYLQHEIVIRTPITLIGENFPVFDGENKYQLFVITASGVCVQGITVQNTGRSSMVDMAGIRLQNAARVRVSNCKVLNTTYGIYLQNSKYCVIENNEIRSSATDELQAGNGVHAWKSDSLLIRDNNISGHRDGIYFEFVTGSAIIGNVSTNNVRYGLHFMFSHNDGYSRNTFRHNGAGVAVMYSKKVIMTGNTFSEHWGDASYGILLKDISDSRIEHNTFARNTMGVYMEGSSRIHIARNTFSANGWAMRVQASCEGNTIETNNFLDNSFDVATNGTLMLNAWRNNYWDKYEGYDLNRDGTGDVPYHPVSVYSILSERIPSTMILYRSFLTNIVDQAEKIMPSIIPDQLRDDSPQTKKWKL; from the coding sequence ATGACCATTTTACGTACCATATTAATTTTTCTCCTCCTGCCGATGGGGCTTTCCGCCACGGTGATCCGCACCGGGCCAGACAGCCTCCTCCAGCACGCGCTCGACAGGGCCCGGCCGGGCGACACGGTGATCGTGGCGCCGGGGCATTACCTGCAGCACGAGATCGTTATCCGCACTCCCATCACCCTCATCGGGGAAAACTTCCCTGTGTTCGACGGTGAAAACAAATACCAGCTTTTCGTAATTACCGCCAGCGGTGTTTGTGTACAGGGCATCACCGTGCAGAACACCGGCCGCAGCAGTATGGTAGACATGGCCGGCATCCGCCTCCAGAACGCGGCGCGCGTGAGGGTCAGTAATTGCAAAGTCCTTAACACCACCTACGGCATCTACCTCCAGAACAGTAAATACTGCGTGATCGAAAACAACGAGATCCGCTCTTCCGCAACCGACGAGCTGCAGGCCGGCAACGGCGTGCACGCCTGGAAGTCGGACTCCCTCCTCATCCGGGACAACAACATCTCGGGGCACCGCGACGGTATTTACTTCGAATTCGTCACCGGCTCCGCCATCATCGGCAACGTTTCCACCAACAATGTCCGCTACGGCCTGCACTTCATGTTTTCGCACAACGACGGTTACAGCCGCAATACTTTCCGCCACAACGGCGCGGGCGTTGCGGTCATGTATTCGAAAAAAGTGATCATGACGGGCAATACCTTCAGCGAACATTGGGGAGACGCTTCGTACGGCATTCTCCTGAAAGATATTTCCGACAGCAGGATCGAGCATAACACCTTCGCCCGGAACACGATGGGCGTGTATATGGAAGGGAGCAGCCGCATCCACATCGCGCGGAACACCTTTTCCGCCAACGGCTGGGCCATGCGCGTGCAGGCCAGCTGCGAAGGGAACACCATCGAAACGAACAATTTCCTCGACAACTCCTTCGACGTGGCCACCAACGGCACGCTCATGCTCAACGCCTGGCGGAACAATTACTGGGACAAATACGAAGGATACGACCTCAACCGAGATGGCACCGGCGATGTGCCCTACCATCCCGTGAGCGTCTATTCCATCCTTTCGGAAAGGATCCCTTCCACCATGATCCTCTACAGGAGTTTTCTCACCAACATCGTGGACCAGGCGGAAAAAATCATGCCGTCCATCATCCCCGACCAGCTGCGGGACGATTCACCTCAAACGAAAAAATGGAAGCTATGA
- a CDS encoding nitrous oxide reductase accessory protein NosL, with amino-acid sequence MKLYLPALTLLLFLASACGRKYEPIAYGKDACAHCKMTIMDKRFSAEIVNPKGRVFKFDDIACLRGFDIEPGSLLFVNDYSGKAAGPLLAEKAVFLHHESFKSPMAGNFPAFADEAAATALKDSLGLDFLTWEKLP; translated from the coding sequence ATGAAGCTGTATCTACCCGCGCTGACGCTCCTCCTTTTCCTCGCCAGCGCCTGCGGCAGGAAATACGAACCGATCGCATACGGGAAAGACGCCTGCGCACATTGCAAAATGACCATTATGGACAAGCGGTTTTCCGCAGAGATCGTGAACCCGAAAGGCCGCGTGTTCAAATTCGACGACATCGCCTGCCTCCGCGGGTTCGACATCGAACCGGGAAGCCTCCTCTTCGTCAATGATTATTCGGGCAAAGCGGCGGGACCGCTGCTGGCCGAAAAAGCTGTTTTCCTTCACCACGAATCGTTCAAAAGCCCCATGGCTGGCAACTTCCCCGCTTTTGCGGACGAAGCCGCCGCCACTGCGCTGAAAGACAGCCTCGGGCTCGATTTCCTCACCTGGGAAAAATTGCCATGA
- the nosZ gene encoding Sec-dependent nitrous-oxide reductase has product MKLSPLLLAAAAALTVQSCKMKSTESAVGGDAAARTYVAPGKYDELYNFVSGGFSGQVAVYGLPSGRLLKVLPVFSVNPENGYGYSEETKPMLNTSHGFVPWDDQHHLALSQTNGEHDGRWLFANANNSPRVARIDLKAFKTMEIIELPNSGGNHSSPFLTENTEYVIAGTRFSVPVGNAESPLDNASYKKNFKSTASFIGIDKNSGHMNVAFQIILPGMDLDLSRAGKGPSHGWFFFSTYNTEQASTLLEVNASQKDKDFIVAVNWKKAEEYVKAGKAKKMATEYYHNTFNEENHTATSEIIKEVLTLDPEELKDLVYLIPCPKSPHGCDVDPSGEYIVGSGKLAALIPVFAFQKFVKAIEDKAFEGEYNGIPVIKYEAALHGEVQKPGLGPLHTEFDGKGNAYTSFFVSSEIVKWSIKDLKVLDRVPTYYSIGHLMVPGGDTKKPYGKYVVAYNKITKDRYLPTGPELAQSAQLYSIEGDKMQLLLDFPTIGEPHYAQAIPAEKIKDQSVKFFDIAKNKHPYVAAGEKATKVERKGNQVHVYMTAIRSHLTPDNIEGVQVGDEVYFHITNLEQDWDIPHGFAIKHAATAELLVMPGETSTLKFIPTQPGVYPFYCTDFCSALHQEMQGYMRVSPKGSNVPLKWHTGGTDSTAAVAAK; this is encoded by the coding sequence ATGAAACTTTCTCCCTTACTCCTGGCCGCAGCCGCTGCGCTGACCGTCCAGAGCTGCAAGATGAAGAGCACCGAATCGGCCGTGGGCGGCGACGCCGCTGCACGTACGTACGTGGCTCCCGGCAAATACGATGAGCTATACAATTTCGTTTCAGGCGGCTTCTCCGGCCAGGTTGCCGTGTACGGCCTGCCCTCCGGCCGCCTCCTGAAAGTGCTGCCCGTTTTCTCGGTGAACCCCGAAAACGGTTACGGCTACAGCGAAGAAACCAAACCCATGCTGAACACTTCCCACGGCTTCGTTCCCTGGGACGATCAGCACCACCTGGCGCTTTCGCAGACCAATGGCGAGCACGACGGCCGCTGGCTCTTCGCCAACGCCAACAACTCACCCCGCGTGGCCCGCATCGACCTGAAGGCGTTCAAGACCATGGAAATCATCGAGCTGCCCAACAGCGGTGGTAACCACTCTTCCCCCTTCCTCACCGAAAACACCGAATACGTGATCGCAGGTACGCGCTTCTCCGTGCCCGTAGGCAACGCAGAATCGCCGCTGGACAACGCATCCTACAAAAAGAACTTCAAAAGCACCGCGTCCTTCATCGGTATCGACAAAAATTCCGGTCACATGAACGTGGCCTTCCAGATCATCCTCCCCGGTATGGACCTCGACCTGAGCCGTGCCGGCAAAGGCCCCAGCCACGGATGGTTCTTCTTCTCCACCTACAACACCGAACAGGCCAGCACCCTGCTGGAAGTGAATGCTTCGCAGAAAGACAAAGACTTTATCGTGGCGGTAAACTGGAAAAAGGCGGAAGAATACGTGAAAGCCGGTAAAGCCAAAAAAATGGCCACCGAATACTACCACAACACGTTCAACGAAGAAAACCACACCGCTACTTCCGAGATCATCAAGGAAGTGCTGACGCTGGACCCGGAAGAGCTCAAAGACCTCGTGTACCTCATCCCCTGCCCCAAATCGCCGCACGGCTGCGATGTGGACCCTTCCGGCGAATACATCGTGGGCTCGGGCAAACTGGCCGCGCTGATCCCGGTTTTCGCCTTCCAGAAATTCGTGAAAGCGATCGAAGACAAAGCGTTTGAAGGCGAATACAACGGCATCCCCGTTATCAAATACGAAGCGGCGCTCCACGGCGAAGTGCAGAAACCCGGCCTGGGCCCCCTGCACACCGAATTCGACGGCAAGGGCAACGCGTACACCTCCTTCTTCGTGTCTTCCGAGATCGTGAAATGGAGCATCAAAGACCTGAAAGTGCTCGACCGTGTGCCGACGTACTACTCCATCGGTCACCTCATGGTACCCGGCGGCGACACCAAAAAACCTTACGGCAAATACGTGGTGGCTTATAACAAGATCACCAAAGACCGCTACCTGCCTACCGGTCCGGAGCTGGCACAGAGCGCGCAACTGTACTCCATCGAGGGCGACAAGATGCAGCTGCTGCTCGACTTCCCCACCATCGGCGAGCCGCACTACGCACAGGCCATCCCGGCGGAGAAGATCAAAGACCAGAGCGTGAAGTTCTTCGATATCGCCAAAAACAAGCACCCTTATGTGGCTGCCGGCGAAAAAGCGACGAAAGTGGAACGTAAAGGCAACCAGGTACATGTGTACATGACGGCCATCCGCTCCCACCTTACCCCGGACAACATCGAAGGCGTCCAGGTGGGCGACGAGGTGTACTTCCACATCACTAACCTGGAGCAGGATTGGGACATTCCCCACGGCTTCGCCATCAAGCACGCCGCTACCGCGGAACTGCTGGTGATGCCCGGCGAAACTTCCACGCTGAAGTTCATCCCCACCCAACCGGGCGTTTATCCCTTCTACTGCACCGACTTCTGCTCGGCGCTGCACCAGGAAATGCAAGGTTACATGCGCGTTTCTCCGAAAGGAAGCAACGTACCGCTGAAATGGCACACCGGTGGAACGGATTCCACCGCCGCCGTGGCAGCCAAATAA